In Streptomyces canus, one DNA window encodes the following:
- a CDS encoding C40 family peptidase codes for MKTISTRRRTSGALLGASALALTAFFSAPAHAAQDATCGVLAPGASATAQAAVDAACSQIGVWYSWGGGHAATPGASYGYYDGSDPDSLHDGERKGFDCSGLMRYAYYRATGKDLLNGTADDQYHSSQASARFSAGQGTAPLLPGDLMFWGSGHIHHVAMYLGGGQMVEAYESGTHIRVTSVRTGGDYAGAIRINGSGTPVPPPANGGTVFETWGTGVRTHRTPSVGSAVVDTFPGPTQVSVQCQQHAETVTAEGYTNDAWAKLADGSWVTNIYIKGPAWLPGIPDCGGSSTPPPSGGSKAFQTWGTGVRTHSEPNVNAGVVDYFAQPTTVNVVCQKHAQEVTAEGYTNDAWSKLTDGSWMTNIYIKGPAWLDGVATC; via the coding sequence TTGAAGACCATCAGTACGCGCCGTCGGACCAGCGGCGCGCTCCTGGGCGCCTCGGCGCTGGCGCTCACCGCGTTCTTCTCCGCCCCGGCCCACGCCGCCCAGGACGCCACCTGCGGTGTCCTCGCGCCCGGCGCCTCGGCCACGGCTCAGGCCGCCGTCGACGCGGCCTGTTCGCAGATCGGCGTCTGGTACAGCTGGGGCGGCGGCCACGCGGCCACACCCGGCGCCAGCTACGGCTACTACGACGGCTCCGACCCGGACAGCCTCCACGACGGCGAGCGCAAGGGCTTCGACTGCTCGGGCCTGATGCGGTACGCGTACTACCGGGCGACCGGCAAGGACCTGCTCAACGGCACGGCCGACGACCAGTACCACAGCTCGCAGGCCTCCGCCCGGTTCTCCGCCGGGCAGGGCACCGCCCCGCTGCTGCCGGGCGACCTGATGTTCTGGGGCAGCGGGCACATCCACCACGTCGCCATGTACCTGGGCGGCGGCCAGATGGTCGAGGCGTACGAGTCGGGCACCCACATCAGGGTCACGTCCGTGCGCACCGGCGGAGACTACGCGGGCGCGATCCGGATCAACGGCTCCGGCACCCCCGTACCGCCGCCCGCGAACGGCGGCACGGTCTTCGAGACCTGGGGCACCGGTGTGCGCACGCACAGGACGCCGAGCGTGGGCTCCGCCGTCGTCGACACCTTCCCCGGACCGACCCAGGTGTCCGTCCAGTGCCAGCAGCACGCGGAGACCGTGACCGCCGAGGGCTACACCAACGACGCCTGGGCCAAGCTCGCCGACGGCTCGTGGGTGACCAACATCTACATCAAGGGCCCGGCGTGGCTGCCCGGCATCCCGGACTGCGGCGGCAGCAGCACCCCGCCGCCGTCCGGTGGCAGCAAGGCCTTCCAGACCTGGGGCACCGGGGTGCGCACCCACAGCGAGCCGAACGTCAACGCCGGCGTGGTCGACTACTTCGCGCAGCCGACCACGGTCAACGTGGTCTGCCAGAAGCACGCCCAGGAGGTGACGGCCGAGGGCTACACCAACGACGCCTGGTCGAAGCTGACCGACGGCTCGTGGATGACCAACATCTACATCAAGGGCCCGGCCTGGCTGGACGGCGTGGCCACCTGCTGA
- a CDS encoding lysylphosphatidylglycerol synthase transmembrane domain-containing protein, producing the protein MSLLPLEGPPGPLPAPAPAPLPVSVPAPAPAGSRRSLTRLTRRLLTLLPVLLIGIWAALDWRALYDGTARLTTADPWWLLIGLFYTCLGWVSASVVRQGALPERLPPGLLVASQFAAGAANHVLPASLGAHAVTLRFLQGQGIPLGRATASLALYALVRPIAKTLVLVGFLVALPGLLRLGELVPDRRMLFLPLVAAGLGLAGTLLVLTLVRPLRRPAVTFVRTALTDARRLHTMPSRVLALWGGAAAAPLLQASVIHAVGASLGVTLSWAQVAFAYLAASSAVGSVPAPGGIGPVDAAMVFTLAVYGVPVSLGTATLIGYRVLTVWLPLLPGVLCMSALVHRKAL; encoded by the coding sequence GTGTCCCTGCTTCCGCTCGAAGGTCCCCCGGGGCCGCTCCCCGCGCCCGCCCCGGCCCCGCTCCCGGTCAGTGTTCCGGCTCCCGCTCCCGCCGGTTCCCGCCGCTCCCTGACGCGTCTCACCCGCCGCCTGCTCACCCTGCTCCCCGTCCTGCTCATCGGTATCTGGGCGGCGCTGGACTGGCGTGCCCTGTACGACGGCACCGCACGGCTGACCACCGCCGACCCCTGGTGGCTCCTCATCGGGCTCTTCTACACCTGCCTGGGCTGGGTGTCCGCCTCCGTCGTCCGACAGGGTGCCCTGCCCGAGCGGCTGCCGCCGGGGCTGTTGGTCGCCTCGCAGTTCGCCGCCGGCGCGGCCAACCACGTGCTGCCGGCGAGCCTCGGCGCACACGCCGTCACCCTGCGCTTCCTTCAGGGGCAGGGCATCCCGCTGGGCCGCGCCACCGCCTCGCTCGCCCTGTACGCGCTGGTCAGGCCGATCGCCAAGACGCTCGTCCTGGTCGGCTTCCTGGTCGCGCTGCCCGGCCTGCTGCGGCTCGGTGAGCTCGTCCCGGACCGGCGGATGCTGTTCCTGCCCCTGGTGGCCGCGGGACTCGGGCTGGCCGGCACGCTCCTGGTGCTGACTCTCGTCCGCCCGCTGCGGCGCCCGGCGGTCACGTTCGTGCGCACCGCCCTGACCGACGCCCGCCGGCTGCACACCATGCCCAGCCGGGTCCTCGCGTTGTGGGGCGGCGCGGCCGCCGCACCCCTGCTCCAGGCGAGCGTGATCCACGCGGTGGGCGCCTCGCTGGGAGTGACGCTGTCCTGGGCGCAGGTCGCGTTCGCGTACCTCGCCGCGAGCAGCGCGGTCGGTTCCGTGCCCGCGCCCGGCGGCATCGGCCCGGTGGACGCGGCCATGGTCTTCACCCTCGCCGTCTACGGCGTCCCCGTGAGCCTCGGCACGGCGACCCTCATCGGCTACCGCGTCCTGACGGTGTGGCTGCCCCTGCTGCCGGGTGTGCTGTGCATGTCGGCCCTCGTGCATCGGAAGGCTCTCTGA
- a CDS encoding beta-N-acetylglucosaminidase domain-containing protein yields the protein MDSFINLRCVAAALLLAVGLAAPAAPASAGPRQAVPEVWPTPQKITVGPGRLLVPDRVVEVVGPGTDPSARKVVEAALKAAGADRITKVDAGDRPPPSGLTVYLGGPGENSATARTLKQLGADSPSGLATGGYVLASGRSHGRALLALSGVDTTGTFYAAQTLRQLLNDKSQLPVVKVRDWPTAALRGVIEGFYGTPWTHAERLAQLDFYGRTKQNVYVYSPKDDDYLRARWRDAYPAAALGRLKELVDRADADHVRFTYALSPGLSVCYSSDADIKALTTKFDSLYAIGVRSFAIPLDDISYTKWNCPEDEKEFGTGGGAAGAAQAHLLNAAWKRFSADHTGLRPLEMVPTEYSDLADSPYKKALREQLDPSVVVEWTGVGVIAPTITTEQLKQAREVYGHPILVWDNYPVNDYVTSRLLLGPYAGREPGVASAATGVTANPMVQGEASRIALFTSAAYLWNPTAYDPRKAFAASVQDLAGPQAAGWLRIFAENNYSSQLDPTESPTLTRLIAAFRKAYEQDSGLDRAAARLKAYFADMAATPAQLRARLDNPGFLDETSAWLDKLGRYGGAGGTAVDLLLAHRRGDTDAVSTYWKQLQKERKELDAIPQQVSPGVMDRFLYTTMLENAPDPGVDAAFSPGSVSLAPGASATVTLDFSDTQARTVSWKLDVPDGVTASPSEGTATTPDAKVSVTLTGKTEGVHSVVVSGTGILDRALPVQVTDGTGTPRALTADFSGASVSSIDLSSGTTRNIAVGNNPGEVVVSADGRTAYAANQGSDTVSVIDVSSGTVTATVAVGKVPAGLALTPDGGTLWVANYTDGTVQSIDTGTLRTGTPVPVGDGPENMAITPDGRTLYVADIHDNTVSPVDLTTGQAGAAIPVGPSPFNVVAAPDGRTVYVSNSGGSTVTPIDTTTNETEPTFLISGQAYGLALSPDGRTLWVSPSNGDTVTPVDTVTGAPGKQVTVGKSAFDVALNWNGSTAYVTTADGNSLVPVDTSTGRSGTGFTTGAYPLAVALTP from the coding sequence GTGGATTCATTCATCAATCTCAGATGTGTGGCCGCCGCCCTGCTGCTGGCCGTGGGCCTCGCGGCCCCGGCGGCCCCCGCCTCGGCCGGCCCCCGGCAGGCGGTGCCGGAGGTCTGGCCGACCCCTCAGAAGATCACCGTCGGACCCGGCCGGCTCCTCGTTCCCGACCGGGTCGTCGAAGTCGTCGGCCCCGGTACCGATCCCTCGGCCCGAAAGGTCGTCGAGGCGGCCCTCAAGGCCGCCGGAGCCGACCGCATCACGAAGGTCGACGCCGGCGACCGGCCACCCCCGTCCGGCCTGACCGTCTACCTCGGCGGCCCCGGCGAGAACAGCGCCACCGCCCGGACCCTGAAACAACTCGGCGCCGACTCCCCGTCCGGTCTCGCCACCGGCGGTTACGTCCTGGCCTCCGGCCGCAGCCACGGTCGGGCCCTCCTCGCCCTCTCCGGCGTCGACACCACCGGCACCTTCTACGCCGCCCAGACCCTGCGCCAACTCCTGAACGACAAAAGCCAGTTGCCCGTGGTCAAGGTGCGGGACTGGCCCACCGCCGCCCTCCGCGGAGTCATCGAGGGCTTCTACGGCACCCCCTGGACGCACGCCGAGCGACTCGCCCAACTCGACTTCTACGGCCGGACGAAGCAGAACGTCTACGTCTACTCCCCCAAGGACGACGACTACCTGCGCGCCCGCTGGCGGGACGCGTACCCGGCCGCGGCGCTGGGCCGGCTGAAGGAACTGGTCGACCGGGCCGACGCCGACCACGTCCGCTTCACCTACGCCCTCTCCCCCGGTCTGTCGGTCTGCTACTCGTCGGACGCCGACATCAAGGCGCTCACCACCAAGTTCGACTCGCTGTACGCCATCGGCGTCCGCTCCTTCGCGATCCCGCTGGACGACATCAGCTACACCAAGTGGAACTGCCCCGAGGACGAGAAGGAGTTCGGCACTGGCGGTGGTGCGGCGGGGGCCGCGCAGGCCCATCTGCTGAACGCCGCGTGGAAGCGGTTCTCCGCCGACCACACCGGACTTCGGCCCCTGGAGATGGTCCCCACCGAGTACTCGGACCTCGCCGACTCCCCGTACAAGAAGGCCCTCAGGGAGCAGCTGGATCCGTCCGTGGTCGTCGAGTGGACCGGCGTCGGCGTCATCGCGCCCACCATCACCACCGAGCAGCTGAAGCAGGCCCGCGAGGTCTACGGCCACCCGATCCTGGTCTGGGACAACTACCCGGTCAACGACTACGTCACCAGCCGTCTCCTCCTCGGCCCCTACGCCGGCCGGGAACCCGGCGTGGCGAGCGCCGCCACCGGCGTGACCGCCAACCCGATGGTCCAGGGCGAGGCGAGCCGGATCGCCCTGTTCACCTCGGCCGCCTATCTGTGGAACCCGACCGCCTACGACCCGCGCAAGGCGTTCGCCGCCTCGGTCCAGGACCTGGCAGGACCCCAAGCCGCCGGCTGGCTGCGGATCTTCGCCGAGAACAACTACTCCTCCCAGCTCGACCCGACCGAGTCCCCCACCCTCACCCGGCTGATCGCCGCCTTCCGCAAGGCCTACGAGCAGGACAGCGGACTCGACCGAGCGGCAGCCCGGTTGAAGGCCTACTTCGCCGACATGGCCGCCACCCCCGCCCAGTTGCGCGCCCGGCTCGACAACCCCGGGTTCCTCGACGAGACGTCCGCCTGGCTCGACAAGCTCGGACGCTACGGCGGCGCGGGCGGAACGGCCGTGGATCTGCTGCTGGCCCACCGGCGCGGTGACACGGACGCGGTCTCCACGTACTGGAAGCAACTCCAGAAAGAACGCAAGGAGTTGGACGCCATCCCGCAGCAGGTCTCGCCGGGCGTGATGGACCGGTTCCTCTACACCACGATGCTGGAGAACGCCCCCGACCCCGGCGTGGACGCGGCCTTCTCGCCCGGCTCCGTGTCGCTCGCGCCCGGAGCCTCCGCCACGGTCACCCTCGACTTCTCCGACACGCAGGCCAGGACCGTGAGCTGGAAGCTCGACGTGCCCGACGGCGTCACCGCCTCGCCCTCCGAGGGCACGGCCACCACCCCGGACGCCAAGGTCAGCGTCACCCTCACCGGGAAGACCGAGGGAGTCCACTCCGTCGTCGTGTCGGGCACCGGCATCCTGGACCGCGCACTCCCGGTCCAGGTCACCGACGGCACCGGCACGCCCCGCGCCCTGACCGCCGACTTCAGTGGCGCGTCGGTGAGTTCCATCGATCTGTCCTCCGGCACGACCAGGAACATCGCCGTCGGCAACAACCCCGGCGAGGTCGTCGTGAGCGCGGACGGGCGTACCGCGTACGCCGCCAACCAGGGCTCCGACACGGTCAGTGTGATCGACGTGTCGAGCGGCACGGTCACCGCCACCGTCGCCGTCGGCAAGGTCCCCGCCGGACTCGCGCTCACCCCGGACGGCGGCACGCTCTGGGTCGCCAACTACACGGACGGCACGGTGCAGTCGATCGACACGGGCACCCTGAGGACCGGCACTCCGGTCCCGGTCGGCGACGGTCCCGAGAACATGGCGATCACGCCCGACGGCAGAACCCTGTACGTGGCCGACATCCACGACAACACGGTGAGCCCCGTCGACCTCACCACCGGCCAGGCGGGCGCGGCGATACCGGTCGGTCCGAGCCCGTTCAACGTGGTGGCGGCCCCCGACGGCAGGACGGTGTACGTCTCCAACTCCGGCGGCTCGACGGTGACGCCGATCGACACGACGACGAACGAGACCGAACCGACCTTCCTGATCTCCGGCCAGGCATACGGCCTCGCCCTGTCACCGGACGGCCGGACCCTGTGGGTCAGCCCGAGCAACGGAGACACCGTCACCCCCGTCGACACGGTGACCGGCGCACCGGGCAAGCAGGTGACCGTCGGAAAGTCGGCGTTCGACGTGGCCCTGAACTGGAACGGCAGCACGGCGTACGTCACGACGGCGGACGGCAACTCCCTGGTACCAGTGGACACGAGCACGGGCAGAAGCGGCACAGGCTTCACCACGGGCGCCTATCCACTGGCGGTGGCACTAACTCCCTAA
- a CDS encoding AfsR/SARP family transcriptional regulator encodes MLQVRLLGPVEVWEGNRRAPLGGVRPLAVLSALVVHLGEVLSTERLVDCVWDEQAPATASALVATHVSAVRRALARVGEAEVIRTRPPGYVADLDPSQVDARRFEELLTSGRAEAARGRADEAAELLSEALGLWRGQEAMEGLGQSFARIEAARLGELRLVAQEESFGLQLELGRADRTIAPLLAHVAAHPLRERPRGQLMTALFRTGRVSDALRTYQEGREVLREELGIDAGPELRALHKAVLTNDPALLGTGSRSHDPALPGTGSRAHDPTPPGSGAGPHDPSPLGSGSGPSAQEAVAAAKDRQRATSPATAVGTGPGAPSPRPAPSHLPPDIADFVGRSDQIDWAVSLLGRVDDPGRTAPPIGVISGRSGTGKTALAVHVGHRTAELFPDGRLFVDLRAADTAPLQPADALARLLRAMGAEPATLPSSVEELTGLYRTYTGHRRILLILDNAAGEAHVRPLLPPGPGSAVLVTSRRRLVALEGAAHLDLTVPGEEEALELLRRVAGADRVRAEPEQTAEIVALCGRLPLAVRIAGARLAARPHWVPGRLAARLRDERLRLNELRAGDLELRTSLELGYADLDPQERRALRRLALLDLPDFAAWIAAPLLDIGTEEAEEAVERLVDCHFIDVIGVDGTGRSRYRIHDLAREHARERCLSEESAEERAAAVRRLVECWLGLAEKAAARGPGGTARYFPEPAAVRPVDRFDPQAEEELLSRPAAWFAAEQAGLLAAVEYCADHGMERAARDLAGALIASSVALYNQFDAWSRSHTAAMAAVRRSGDGEGEAWLLTGLGQLRYEQDEFEESYAYYRDALRLFEAQDDGPQGMAQALLGMATARREQARYSEALELLGAALERYGRLDDRGARARVLYGLGYVYREQGDGPAAREAFTQALELYRAEDDRHGEALILRALALCHRAEGEYGDAERLLRGVLRIFVGLHDTFGVMYTEQSLAKVELRLGLLDESRERLGRCLELARERQDRFGEALVLRTLGEWCLASGDARSARGPLERALSLWETLRLPLWRARTLWDLAEVWEADGEAGAASGARAEGMGVFRELGAREARERA; translated from the coding sequence ATGCTCCAGGTACGTCTTCTCGGTCCGGTGGAGGTGTGGGAGGGGAACCGACGGGCCCCGCTCGGCGGGGTCAGACCCCTGGCCGTGCTGTCCGCACTCGTCGTCCATCTCGGCGAGGTGCTCTCCACGGAACGGCTCGTGGACTGTGTCTGGGACGAGCAGGCGCCCGCCACCGCCAGCGCCCTCGTCGCCACCCATGTCTCCGCGGTACGCCGCGCGCTCGCCCGCGTCGGTGAAGCGGAGGTGATCCGTACCCGGCCGCCGGGATACGTCGCCGACCTCGACCCCTCCCAGGTCGACGCCCGCCGCTTCGAGGAACTGCTCACCTCGGGCCGGGCCGAGGCCGCCCGGGGCCGCGCGGACGAGGCCGCCGAGCTGCTGTCCGAGGCATTGGGGCTGTGGCGGGGGCAGGAGGCCATGGAAGGCCTGGGCCAGTCGTTCGCCCGGATCGAGGCGGCCCGGCTGGGCGAACTGCGGCTGGTCGCCCAGGAGGAGTCCTTCGGCCTCCAGTTGGAGCTCGGCCGCGCGGACCGCACGATCGCGCCCCTGCTCGCGCACGTCGCCGCCCACCCCCTCCGGGAACGGCCGCGGGGCCAGCTGATGACCGCCCTGTTCCGCACCGGACGGGTCTCCGACGCCCTGCGCACCTATCAGGAGGGCCGCGAGGTCCTGCGCGAGGAGCTGGGCATCGACGCCGGACCGGAACTGCGGGCGCTGCACAAGGCCGTGCTGACCAACGACCCCGCGCTGCTCGGCACCGGCTCCCGGTCCCACGACCCCGCACTGCCCGGAACCGGCTCCAGAGCCCACGACCCCACTCCGCCGGGCTCCGGCGCCGGCCCCCACGACCCCTCACCGCTCGGCTCCGGCTCCGGCCCGTCGGCACAGGAAGCCGTCGCCGCCGCGAAGGACCGGCAGCGGGCCACGAGCCCTGCGACGGCGGTCGGCACCGGACCGGGCGCGCCGTCCCCGAGACCCGCCCCGTCCCATCTCCCCCCGGACATAGCCGACTTCGTCGGCCGGTCGGACCAGATCGACTGGGCCGTCTCGCTGCTGGGCCGGGTCGACGACCCCGGCCGTACCGCCCCGCCGATCGGCGTGATCTCCGGCCGCTCCGGGACGGGCAAGACCGCCCTGGCCGTCCACGTCGGCCATCGCACCGCGGAACTCTTCCCGGACGGCCGCCTGTTCGTGGACCTGCGGGCCGCCGACACCGCCCCGCTGCAACCGGCCGACGCCCTCGCCCGGCTGCTGCGGGCCATGGGCGCCGAACCGGCGACGCTGCCGAGCTCCGTCGAGGAACTGACGGGGCTGTACCGCACGTACACCGGCCACCGCCGCATTCTGCTGATCCTCGACAACGCAGCCGGCGAGGCGCACGTACGGCCGCTGCTGCCGCCCGGCCCCGGTTCCGCGGTGCTCGTCACGAGCCGGCGCCGACTGGTGGCGCTGGAGGGAGCGGCCCATCTCGATCTGACCGTCCCGGGCGAGGAGGAGGCACTCGAACTCCTCAGACGGGTCGCCGGAGCGGACCGTGTCCGCGCGGAGCCGGAACAGACCGCCGAGATCGTCGCCCTGTGCGGGCGCCTGCCGCTCGCCGTGCGCATCGCCGGAGCACGGCTCGCGGCCCGGCCGCACTGGGTGCCCGGTCGGCTCGCCGCCCGCCTGCGCGACGAACGCCTCCGGCTCAACGAACTCCGCGCCGGGGACCTGGAGTTGCGCACCAGCCTGGAACTGGGCTACGCCGACCTCGATCCGCAGGAGCGGCGCGCCCTGCGCCGGCTGGCCCTGCTCGACCTGCCCGACTTCGCGGCCTGGATCGCCGCGCCCCTGCTGGACATCGGCACGGAGGAGGCCGAGGAGGCCGTCGAGCGGCTGGTCGACTGCCACTTCATCGACGTGATCGGGGTGGACGGCACCGGCCGCAGCCGCTACCGCATCCACGACCTGGCCCGGGAACACGCCCGCGAGCGCTGTCTGTCGGAGGAGAGCGCCGAGGAGCGGGCGGCGGCCGTACGGCGTCTGGTGGAGTGCTGGCTCGGGCTGGCCGAGAAGGCCGCCGCGCGGGGCCCCGGCGGCACGGCACGCTACTTCCCCGAACCGGCCGCCGTACGGCCCGTCGACCGGTTCGATCCGCAGGCCGAGGAGGAGCTGCTCAGTCGCCCCGCGGCCTGGTTCGCCGCCGAACAGGCCGGTCTGCTGGCGGCGGTGGAGTACTGCGCCGACCACGGGATGGAGCGCGCCGCCCGGGACCTCGCCGGCGCGCTGATCGCGAGCTCGGTCGCGCTGTACAACCAGTTCGACGCCTGGTCGCGCTCGCACACCGCGGCGATGGCGGCGGTGCGGCGCAGCGGCGACGGCGAGGGTGAGGCGTGGCTGCTCACCGGACTCGGTCAACTGCGCTACGAGCAGGACGAGTTCGAGGAGTCGTACGCCTACTACCGTGACGCGCTGCGGCTGTTCGAGGCACAGGACGACGGGCCGCAGGGGATGGCCCAGGCCCTGCTCGGCATGGCCACGGCCCGGCGTGAACAGGCCCGCTACTCCGAGGCGTTGGAGCTCCTCGGCGCGGCGCTGGAGCGGTACGGGCGGCTCGACGACCGTGGTGCCCGGGCCCGGGTGCTGTACGGCCTCGGTTACGTGTACCGGGAACAGGGCGACGGCCCCGCGGCCCGTGAGGCCTTCACGCAGGCCCTGGAGCTGTACCGCGCGGAGGACGACCGGCACGGGGAGGCGCTGATCCTGCGCGCGCTGGCCCTCTGCCACCGGGCCGAGGGGGAGTACGGGGACGCCGAGCGGTTGCTGCGGGGCGTGCTGCGGATTTTCGTCGGCCTCCACGACACGTTCGGCGTGATGTACACCGAGCAGTCGCTGGCGAAGGTGGAGCTGCGGCTGGGTCTTCTGGACGAGTCGCGCGAACGGCTCGGGCGGTGTCTGGAGCTGGCGCGGGAGCGGCAGGACCGGTTCGGCGAGGCGCTGGTGCTGAGGACGCTGGGGGAGTGGTGTCTGGCCTCCGGTGACGCCCGGAGTGCGCGGGGGCCGCTGGAGCGGGCACTGTCGCTCTGGGAGACGTTGCGGCTGCCGCTGTGGCGGGCGCGGACCCTCTGGGACCTGGCCGAGGTGTGGGAGGCCGACGGGGAGGCGGGGGCGGCTTCGGGGGCCCGAGCCGAAGGGATGGGGGTTTTCCGGGAGTTGGGGGCTCGGGAGGCGCGGGAGCGGGCGTAG
- a CDS encoding molybdopterin-dependent oxidoreductase produces the protein MARSPFAPSFWRSPLRGPWLTSVLGVVLLGGITLLFVTGLLSYAAYNPDLSPVNDKTPDKGLLGFYLFSWPTDPHWLYRLNQGVHVTLGITLIPVLLAKLWSVVPKLFTLPPARSLAHALERLSLLLLVGGALFEFVTGVLNVQLDYVFPGSFYPLHFYGAWVFFSAFVAHAVLKMPLAWRNLRQLREEKTELVSPDPARPTVSRRGALWFVGSGSLLLFVTTAGQSFDGVLRRTALLAPHGGAEPGSGPGGFQINKTAAYAGIDPGETSEEAWRLVVVGRAGRTVRLGRAELLRLPLHSSALPIACVEGWSTSDQWWRGVRLRDLAALVGYEDDPPDVFVESLQRHGAFRRAALRANQVADPRSLLALSVNGEDLTPDHGHPARIIVPAAPGVLNTKWVARLTFGDL, from the coding sequence ATGGCACGGTCTCCCTTCGCACCCTCCTTCTGGCGCAGTCCGCTGCGCGGCCCCTGGCTCACCTCGGTCCTCGGAGTCGTCCTCCTCGGCGGGATCACTCTGCTGTTCGTGACAGGGCTGCTGTCGTACGCCGCCTACAACCCGGACCTCTCGCCGGTGAACGACAAGACCCCGGACAAGGGCCTCCTCGGCTTCTACCTCTTCTCCTGGCCGACCGACCCGCACTGGCTGTACCGGCTGAACCAGGGCGTCCACGTCACCCTCGGCATCACCCTGATCCCCGTCCTGCTGGCCAAGCTGTGGTCGGTCGTACCGAAGCTGTTCACGCTGCCGCCCGCGCGGTCCCTCGCGCACGCCCTGGAACGGCTCTCGTTGCTGCTGCTCGTCGGCGGCGCCCTGTTCGAGTTCGTGACCGGAGTGCTCAACGTCCAGTTGGACTACGTCTTCCCGGGCTCCTTCTATCCCCTGCACTTCTACGGGGCGTGGGTGTTCTTCAGCGCGTTCGTCGCTCATGCCGTCCTGAAGATGCCGCTCGCCTGGCGGAATCTGCGCCAACTCCGTGAGGAGAAGACCGAGTTGGTCTCTCCGGACCCCGCCCGGCCGACGGTGTCCCGGCGCGGCGCCCTCTGGTTCGTCGGGAGCGGCTCGCTGCTGCTGTTCGTCACCACGGCCGGGCAGAGCTTCGACGGCGTACTCCGCAGAACCGCCCTGCTCGCCCCGCACGGGGGCGCCGAACCCGGCTCCGGGCCGGGAGGGTTCCAGATCAACAAGACCGCCGCATACGCGGGGATCGATCCGGGTGAGACGAGCGAGGAGGCCTGGCGGCTCGTCGTCGTGGGGCGTGCGGGGCGCACCGTCCGGCTCGGCCGCGCGGAACTCCTCCGACTTCCCTTGCACAGCTCGGCGTTGCCCATCGCCTGTGTGGAGGGATGGTCCACCTCGGATCAGTGGTGGCGCGGGGTACGTCTGCGGGACCTCGCGGCGCTCGTCGGGTACGAGGACGATCCGCCGGACGTCTTCGTGGAGTCGCTGCAACGGCACGGTGCCTTCCGGCGGGCCGCCCTGCGCGCCAACCAGGTCGCCGATCCGCGGTCCCTGCTGGCTCTGTCCGTCAACGGCGAGGACCTGACCCCCGACCACGGCCACCCGGCCCGGATCATCGTGCCCGCGGCGCCCGGTGTGCTCAACACCAAGTGGGTGGCCCGGCTGACGTTCGGAGACCTGTGA
- a CDS encoding M15 family metallopeptidase: protein MTDIITLADPRVAAVRHDECGERLVDLREDGQLRLDARQADDEGSYAHLRVGALRRLVRAQRLLPAGIRFLVVEGYRPPDLQRRYFEQYAATMRQAHPDAAPERIRELASAYISPPEVAPHVSGGAVDLTLCDRTGRELPLGTEVNATPEESAGACRTDAPGITAEAREYRALLRRVLTTTGFVNYPTEWWHWSYGDRYWALLRRVPAARYGPADPPRPAA from the coding sequence GTGACAGACATCATCACGCTCGCGGATCCCAGGGTTGCCGCGGTGAGGCACGACGAGTGCGGGGAACGGCTCGTCGATCTGCGGGAGGACGGCCAGTTGAGGCTCGACGCCCGGCAGGCCGACGACGAGGGGAGCTACGCCCATCTGCGGGTCGGCGCGCTGCGGCGGCTCGTCCGGGCGCAGCGGCTGCTGCCCGCGGGGATCCGGTTCCTGGTGGTGGAGGGGTACCGGCCGCCGGACCTCCAGCGCCGGTACTTCGAGCAGTACGCGGCGACCATGCGGCAGGCTCACCCGGACGCGGCTCCCGAACGGATCCGTGAGCTGGCGAGCGCGTACATCTCGCCGCCGGAGGTCGCCCCGCACGTCAGTGGCGGCGCGGTCGATCTGACCCTGTGCGACCGCACGGGCCGGGAACTGCCGCTCGGCACGGAGGTCAACGCCACCCCGGAGGAGAGCGCGGGCGCCTGCCGCACCGACGCGCCCGGCATCACCGCCGAGGCACGCGAGTACCGGGCCCTGCTGCGCCGGGTGCTCACCACGACCGGATTCGTCAACTACCCGACCGAGTGGTGGCACTGGTCGTACGGCGACCGGTACTGGGCCCTGCTGCGCCGCGTGCCCGCCGCCCGCTACGGCCCCGCCGACCCGCCCCGCCCTGCGGCCTGA
- a CDS encoding RNA polymerase sigma factor, giving the protein MHSHATCPPPPREADNRTGPDNRMSPDNRMTPGDFDASFTADMPRLRRRLLALTGNPHDADDLLQETYLRLSRRARSQSLTRQQHPYAYTCAVALNLLRDSWQHPSRRERTTDQLPEAGWDGGLASYEASATALALLGMLSEKEAAAVILVDLEGLTHDTAGERLGAHRGTVQRNRLRGLAKMRAALHN; this is encoded by the coding sequence ATGCACAGCCACGCCACCTGTCCGCCACCGCCGCGCGAGGCCGACAACCGGACGGGCCCGGACAACCGGATGAGCCCGGACAACCGGATGACCCCGGGAGACTTCGACGCGTCCTTCACGGCCGACATGCCACGTCTGCGACGACGGCTGCTCGCACTGACGGGCAATCCGCACGACGCCGACGACCTGCTCCAGGAGACCTATCTGCGGCTCTCCCGGCGGGCCCGCTCCCAGAGCCTGACGCGGCAGCAGCATCCGTACGCCTACACCTGCGCCGTGGCCCTCAACCTGTTGCGCGACTCCTGGCAGCACCCCTCCCGCCGCGAGCGCACCACGGACCAGCTGCCGGAAGCCGGCTGGGACGGCGGACTCGCCTCCTACGAGGCCTCCGCGACGGCGCTCGCGCTGCTCGGCATGCTCTCCGAGAAGGAGGCCGCCGCGGTGATCCTCGTGGACCTGGAGGGACTCACCCACGACACGGCCGGCGAGCGCCTCGGCGCCCACCGCGGCACGGTCCAGCGCAACCGCCTGCGCGGCCTCGCCAAGATGCGTGCCGCTCTCCACAACTAG